In a single window of the Tellurirhabdus bombi genome:
- a CDS encoding DUF58 domain-containing protein: MSDFFRRGFMKNQVDLRKIREFGSVEFLARQLVEGFITGLHKSPFHGFSVEFAEHRLYNTGESTRHIDWKVYAKSEKVFVKRYEEETNLRCHLLIDTSSTMYYPDLGKGTYGKITFSVMAAACVAYLLQRQKDAVSLCTFSEDIELQTPVKSTPSHVHKMFIQLNDLLEQPPQPKKTSAASVIHQLAEKINKRSLVVIFSDMFENVSEAEHLFSALQHLRHNLHEVLLFHVTDKKTEQDFSFDERPYEFIDLETGEKVKVQPNQVRDSYQQAIQNFYQELKLRCGQYRIDFIEADIAQGFDQILSAYLVKRGKMK, translated from the coding sequence ATGTCTGATTTTTTTCGCCGGGGCTTTATGAAAAATCAGGTTGATTTACGGAAAATCAGAGAATTTGGTAGCGTCGAATTTCTGGCCCGTCAGTTGGTTGAAGGGTTCATTACCGGGCTGCATAAATCGCCATTCCACGGCTTTTCGGTCGAGTTTGCCGAACACCGGCTGTACAACACGGGCGAAAGTACCCGCCACATCGACTGGAAAGTATACGCCAAGTCGGAAAAAGTATTCGTCAAACGCTACGAAGAAGAAACCAACCTCCGCTGCCACTTATTAATCGACACATCGTCAACGATGTATTACCCCGATCTGGGAAAAGGCACCTACGGCAAAATTACGTTTAGTGTGATGGCTGCTGCCTGTGTGGCTTATTTGCTCCAACGTCAGAAGGATGCCGTTAGCCTTTGCACCTTCTCGGAAGATATCGAGCTTCAAACACCGGTCAAATCGACGCCCTCGCACGTTCACAAAATGTTCATTCAACTGAATGACCTGTTGGAACAGCCACCGCAGCCTAAAAAAACATCAGCCGCGTCGGTGATTCACCAATTAGCCGAAAAAATTAATAAGCGTTCGCTGGTGGTGATTTTTAGCGATATGTTTGAAAATGTCTCAGAGGCTGAGCACCTGTTTTCGGCGCTTCAGCATTTGCGGCACAACCTGCACGAGGTCTTGCTATTTCATGTCACGGATAAAAAAACCGAGCAGGATTTCTCCTTCGACGAGCGCCCGTATGAATTCATCGACCTGGAAACCGGCGAAAAAGTAAAAGTACAGCCTAATCAGGTGCGCGACTCCTACCAGCAGGCCATTCAAAACTTTTACCAGGAACTGAAACTGCGCTGTGGCCAGTACCGCATTGACTTCATTGAGGCCGATATTGCGCAGGGCTTCGATCAGATCCTGTCGGCGTATCTGGTGAAACGAGGCAAAATGAAATAA
- a CDS encoding septal ring lytic transglycosylase RlpA family protein — protein MSLIMSLMLLFNSIQPTEIHKGLIQRGKASFYSKKFNGRKTAYGERIKPTDLTAAHRSLPHNTMVEVTNLDNHKSVVVRINDRGPHTKGRIIDLGYSAAKTLGMIQRGVANVAIRVVGADRFAKADSAQQDSLYLASSQLMLQTAEPVGNN, from the coding sequence ATGAGTTTAATCATGTCCCTGATGTTGCTTTTCAACAGCATCCAACCGACGGAGATCCACAAGGGTCTCATACAGCGAGGCAAGGCCTCTTTCTACTCCAAGAAGTTCAATGGCCGTAAAACCGCCTATGGTGAGCGCATCAAACCTACCGACTTAACCGCTGCTCACCGCTCTCTACCGCATAATACCATGGTAGAAGTAACCAATCTAGATAATCACAAGTCTGTCGTTGTACGTATTAATGATCGCGGCCCGCATACGAAAGGCCGGATTATTGACTTGGGATATTCAGCCGCTAAAACCCTGGGAATGATCCAGCGCGGTGTTGCAAATGTAGCCATCCGTGTTGTCGGAGCCGACCGTTTTGCCAAGGCAGACTCCGCGCAGCAAGACTCTCTCTATTTGGCTAGTTCTCAATTGATGTTGCAAACAGCAGAGCCTGTTGGCAACAATTAA
- a CDS encoding DUF3276 family protein, translating into MEEKEKEKIFSKRVRAGKRTYFFDVKSTRASDYYLTITESRRHPQGDGFVYEKHKMFLYKEDFDKFADALQETIQYIKADLMPEFDFAQFTVKDELEDIGGSELKWD; encoded by the coding sequence GTGGAAGAAAAAGAGAAAGAAAAAATCTTTTCCAAGCGCGTTCGTGCTGGAAAAAGAACCTACTTCTTTGACGTTAAATCCACCCGGGCAAGCGACTATTACCTAACGATTACCGAAAGCCGCCGCCACCCGCAGGGTGATGGCTTTGTGTATGAGAAACACAAAATGTTTTTGTACAAAGAAGATTTCGATAAGTTCGCAGATGCTCTTCAGGAGACAATTCAATACATCAAAGCTGATCTGATGCCTGAATTTGACTTCGCCCAATTTACGGTGAAAGACGAGCTAGAAGATATAGGTGGCAGTGAACTTAAGTGGGATTAA